The Bacteroidota bacterium genome contains a region encoding:
- a CDS encoding CotH kinase family protein, with product MTKIISTLFLVFYLSISGIAQKLPRQMQLSSDGRMLTTGQKANNSFYNQNSIPILYLNFSDTANFWQDMILYHDSLKDYPATLIYNGVTYDSVGVRFKGNSSYENIGNSLKKSFNISLNAFIEGQGINGYNTLNLNNCYDDPSFMREVFFENQIKQHIPAAQTNFAHLYINGADWGLYANVQQLNRDFQKEWFMSDEGANFRASRPPGSTGSGSVIKASFLNLGQDTAEYQKFYTLKSSETIDPWTKLKDFCTALDTIAPARKVAALSQYLDIDRALWFLASEIAFNDFDSYIEKGKNDFYVYYEKETGRFAPLEFDGNDVMDTHYVNAVSALRHTTDTLFPLMSKIIGVPEIRQRYLAHMRTLVADEQDTTSAFPWIDNAFSMIDSIVFADTIKLYSYAAFQNSPGILKYYLRNRRLKMLNNSEVDNVGPIITDVRLYSDSLLWKQPEANHAVQIRAQINSGNGISKVILHSATGLVGNFNKTQMFDDGLHNDSLAGDGIYAATLVGQSGGTWVRYYVEAASNNTAKTVSFEPPGAEHNIFIYLVKPAIAADSTSIVINEIMARNNTTVTDSAGQYEDWIELYNNSNQAVDISGYYLTDNEFNLTKWQIPQGTILNANEYLIIWADEDGAQGNLHANFKFSANGETLIILNAQGELVNKISFGPQSPDISYARIPNGNGPFAAQFPTFGINNNPKPQVGFFTSITNGCGTANVSFFNTSVNASDYVWDFGDNSPTSTAVNPTHIYTSPGNFTVTLQANGGGWTVIDSLPNSVQVNPLPVFDFGVDTIYAPSVNYLLEAGNGFTSYSWNTGDLTQGILLSTSGNYCVVVGDVNGCTDTACVYLKFPLALPQASYTANNTQGCAALYVSFTNTSINGVNYIWDFGDASPISTDENPEHAFNGAGIYNVSLSAINAIDTSVFISSISVFPNPVFSFASDTIHAPNATLLLDAGTGFTSYAWNTGEITQAITVDSNANYCVVVMNQFACADTDCVYITVNGLGLNSMNEEVLQTLFPNPASDFVLLSSSSAKNEKIEIYSAQGALVYRSHFTAQIRIETNNWAEGIYLVKNGEHNFRKLVIQR from the coding sequence ATGACAAAAATAATTTCTACACTCTTTCTCGTATTTTACCTCTCGATTAGCGGCATTGCTCAAAAATTGCCAAGACAAATGCAATTGAGTTCCGACGGTAGAATGCTCACTACTGGTCAAAAAGCCAACAACTCATTTTACAACCAAAACAGCATTCCAATCCTCTACCTTAATTTTAGTGATACGGCTAATTTTTGGCAAGACATGATTTTATACCATGATTCGCTCAAAGATTATCCGGCTACTTTAATTTACAATGGAGTGACCTACGACAGTGTGGGCGTGCGTTTCAAAGGAAATTCATCCTACGAAAACATTGGGAATTCCTTAAAAAAATCATTTAACATTTCGCTCAATGCCTTTATTGAAGGGCAAGGTATAAACGGATATAACACATTAAATTTAAACAATTGTTACGACGATCCTTCCTTTATGCGGGAAGTGTTTTTCGAAAATCAAATCAAGCAACATATCCCGGCCGCTCAAACAAATTTTGCGCATCTATATATTAACGGCGCCGATTGGGGATTGTATGCCAATGTGCAACAGTTAAATCGAGATTTTCAAAAAGAGTGGTTTATGAGCGATGAAGGAGCAAATTTTCGTGCATCGCGACCGCCGGGCAGCACCGGTTCAGGCAGTGTAATAAAAGCATCCTTCTTAAATTTAGGTCAGGATACGGCTGAGTATCAAAAATTTTACACACTAAAATCGAGCGAAACAATTGATCCATGGACCAAACTAAAAGATTTTTGTACCGCTTTGGATACCATTGCTCCGGCTCGAAAAGTTGCCGCACTGAGCCAATATTTGGATATTGACAGGGCGCTTTGGTTTTTGGCCAGTGAAATTGCGTTTAATGATTTTGACAGTTACATCGAAAAAGGGAAAAACGATTTTTATGTGTATTACGAAAAAGAAACCGGGCGTTTTGCTCCACTCGAATTTGATGGGAACGATGTAATGGATACACATTATGTGAATGCAGTGAGTGCCTTGCGACACACAACCGACACACTTTTTCCGCTTATGAGTAAAATTATTGGAGTGCCCGAAATTCGCCAACGCTATTTGGCACACATGCGTACTTTGGTTGCCGATGAACAGGATACAACAAGCGCCTTTCCTTGGATTGATAATGCGTTTTCAATGATAGATAGCATTGTGTTTGCCGATACCATAAAATTATATAGCTATGCTGCTTTTCAAAATTCACCCGGCATTTTAAAATATTATTTGCGCAACAGGCGCTTAAAAATGCTCAACAATTCGGAGGTTGATAATGTGGGACCGATAATTACGGATGTTAGACTGTATAGCGATAGCCTGCTCTGGAAACAACCGGAAGCGAATCATGCCGTACAAATTAGGGCTCAAATAAATTCAGGAAATGGAATTAGCAAAGTAATACTCCATTCGGCTACAGGCTTGGTTGGGAATTTTAATAAGACCCAAATGTTTGACGATGGTTTGCATAACGATAGCCTTGCCGGTGATGGAATATATGCAGCTACATTAGTGGGGCAAAGCGGTGGAACATGGGTACGTTATTATGTGGAAGCAGCCTCCAACAACACCGCTAAAACGGTAAGTTTTGAACCACCTGGTGCAGAGCACAATATTTTTATTTACCTAGTAAAACCAGCTATTGCAGCCGATAGTACAAGTATTGTGATTAATGAAATAATGGCACGCAACAATACAACCGTTACAGATAGCGCCGGACAATATGAGGATTGGATTGAGCTTTATAATAACAGCAATCAGGCTGTGGATATTAGTGGCTATTATTTAACCGACAATGAATTTAATTTAACCAAATGGCAAATCCCGCAAGGCACTATTTTAAATGCAAATGAGTATTTAATTATTTGGGCGGATGAAGATGGGGCCCAAGGAAATTTGCATGCCAACTTTAAATTTTCGGCTAATGGAGAAACCTTAATTATATTGAATGCACAAGGCGAATTGGTAAATAAAATTTCTTTCGGCCCACAATCACCGGATATTAGTTATGCCCGCATACCCAATGGAAATGGCCCGTTTGCAGCGCAATTCCCAACTTTTGGAATTAACAATAATCCAAAGCCACAAGTTGGATTTTTTACGAGTATCACCAATGGATGTGGTACAGCGAATGTGAGCTTTTTTAATACTTCTGTAAATGCAAGTGATTACGTTTGGGATTTTGGCGACAATTCACCAACATCCACAGCAGTTAATCCTACTCATATTTACACTTCCCCTGGAAATTTCACCGTTACTTTACAAGCCAATGGTGGTGGATGGACGGTGATTGATTCCTTGCCCAATAGTGTGCAGGTAAATCCCTTACCGGTATTTGATTTTGGTGTAGATACAATTTATGCACCTTCCGTTAATTATTTGCTTGAAGCCGGAAATGGCTTCACTTCATATTCCTGGAATACCGGCGATCTTACACAAGGAATTTTGCTTAGCACCAGTGGCAATTATTGTGTGGTGGTGGGCGATGTAAATGGATGTACCGATACTGCTTGCGTGTATTTGAAATTTCCATTGGCTTTGCCACAAGCATCCTATACGGCTAATAATACGCAAGGCTGTGCTGCGCTATATGTAAGTTTCACCAACACTTCTATTAATGGGGTTAACTATATATGGGATTTTGGTGATGCTAGTCCAATTTCAACGGACGAAAACCCGGAGCATGCCTTTAATGGAGCAGGTATTTACAATGTAAGTTTATCGGCCATAAATGCTATTGACACTTCTGTATTTATTAGCAGCATTAGTGTTTTTCCTAATCCGGTTTTTTCCTTTGCGTCAGATACCATTCATGCTCCAAACGCCACCTTACTTTTGGATGCCGGAACCGGTTTCACATCTTATGCATGGAACACCGGGGAAATAACACAAGCCATTACGGTTGATTCTAATGCCAACTATTGTGTTGTGGTTATGAACCAATTTGCTTGTGCAGATACGGATTGTGTATATATAACTGTAAACGGATTAGGATTAAATTCCATGAATGAAGAAGTCCTGCAAACACTCTTTCCAAATCCTGCCAGTGATTTTGTGTTGCTAAGTTCTTCTTCCGCAAAAAACGAAAAAATTGAAATTTATAGTGCTCAAGGTGCATTAGTTTATCGCTCACATTTCACTGCTCAAATTCGTATCGAAACCAATAATTGGGCTGAAGGAATTTATTTGGTGAAAAATGGGGAGCATAATTTTAGGAAATTGGTGATTCAGCGATAG
- a CDS encoding alpha/beta hydrolase, which translates to MKSTFYQLSILLLILISCAEKKTTNPITELVKQNSMSFKSGYLDVNGLKMYYEIYGAGKPLVLVHGGGSTIQTSFEKIIPLLSKNRQVIALEIQAHGRTSDRNADISFEQDADDIATLLKNLHISQADFFGFSNGGTTVLQLAIRHPQLINKMILGSALAKRNGVPEWFWNFMDQAKLENMPEQLKLGYKKVAADSNGLQVMHDRDAKRMQNFKDIPDAQIKAIKSPTLIINGDKDVITPEHALELHRQIEHSELAIIPGGHGEYMGEITTLKPDFKESEMIVPIIEKFLNSHVIKH; encoded by the coding sequence ATGAAATCAACTTTTTATCAATTGTCGATTCTTCTTTTAATTTTAATTTCATGCGCTGAGAAAAAAACAACTAATCCTATAACTGAACTTGTAAAACAAAACAGCATGTCTTTTAAAAGTGGATACTTGGATGTGAATGGACTTAAAATGTACTACGAAATTTATGGTGCCGGCAAACCATTGGTTTTAGTGCATGGTGGAGGCTCAACAATTCAAACAAGCTTTGAAAAAATTATTCCTTTGCTTTCAAAAAACAGACAAGTAATAGCTTTGGAAATACAAGCACACGGACGTACTAGCGACCGAAACGCGGACATTAGCTTTGAACAAGACGCAGATGATATCGCAACGCTTCTTAAAAATTTACATATTTCCCAGGCCGATTTTTTTGGCTTTAGTAACGGAGGTACTACCGTTTTACAACTGGCCATCAGACATCCACAACTCATTAACAAAATGATTTTGGGTTCAGCATTAGCAAAACGAAATGGGGTTCCTGAATGGTTTTGGAATTTTATGGATCAGGCCAAATTAGAAAATATGCCGGAGCAATTAAAACTTGGATACAAAAAAGTGGCCGCAGATTCAAATGGCTTACAAGTGATGCACGACAGGGATGCAAAGCGCATGCAAAATTTCAAGGACATTCCGGATGCACAAATCAAAGCTATTAAATCCCCTACTCTAATTATTAACGGAGACAAAGATGTTATTACACCTGAACATGCGTTAGAACTTCATCGTCAAATTGAACATTCAGAATTAGCCATTATCCCTGGTGGGCATGGAGAATACATGGGAGAAATTACAACTTTAAAACCCGACTTTAAGGAAAGTGAAATGATTGTTCCGATTATTGAAAAATTCTTGAACAGCCATGTAATTAAGCATTAA
- a CDS encoding TetR/AcrR family transcriptional regulator: MKLHLQIKMNEALFLRNPEDSELGRNILKHSIQLIYKLGFEVFTFKKLAEDIGTTEAGVYRYFENKHKLLLYLTAWYWGWLAYQISFHTNNIKDPSIKLKRIIKLLSTAVEDDMQTNYINESLLHKIIISEGSKAYLTKQVGEDNKQQFFKPYKELCALIGSVIKECNPKYKYPKSLASTIIEMAHFQNFFMNHLPSLTDFGKSKEESDIIAFLNDLVFTSLKKT; encoded by the coding sequence ATGAAGTTACACTTACAGATTAAAATGAATGAGGCTTTGTTCCTCCGAAATCCCGAAGATTCCGAATTAGGCAGGAATATCCTTAAACATAGTATTCAACTGATCTATAAATTAGGTTTTGAAGTGTTTACCTTTAAGAAACTGGCTGAAGATATTGGCACCACAGAAGCAGGCGTTTACCGTTATTTTGAAAACAAACATAAATTGTTGCTTTATTTAACCGCTTGGTATTGGGGCTGGTTAGCGTATCAAATAAGTTTTCACACCAACAATATTAAAGACCCGTCTATAAAATTGAAACGTATCATCAAACTGTTATCCACTGCAGTGGAAGACGATATGCAAACCAATTATATCAACGAAAGTTTGCTGCACAAAATTATCATATCGGAGGGTTCAAAAGCCTATCTAACGAAACAAGTAGGGGAGGACAACAAGCAACAATTTTTTAAACCTTATAAAGAACTTTGTGCATTGATTGGCAGTGTTATTAAAGAATGCAATCCTAAGTATAAATATCCAAAATCATTGGCATCCACCATTATTGAAATGGCACATTTTCAAAACTTCTTTATGAATCATTTACCCTCGCTTACCGATTTTGGTAAATCGAAGGAGGAAAGTGATATTATTGCTTTTTTAAATGATTTGGTATTTACGAGTTTGAAAAAGACCTAA
- a CDS encoding carbonic anhydrase (macrophage inducible 5; Mig-5), with protein sequence MKTLTKEMQEAITPKLALELLKEGNKRFVNNLKVNRNLLQQANETSDGQHPFAVILSCIDSRTSAELIFDQGLGDIFSVRIAGNIINEDILGSMEFGCKVAGAKIIVVLGHTKCGAVKGACDHVEMGNLTALLTKIRPAVDAETTIKSNRVASNSEFVEKVAIINVKRTVESIMQRSPILKEMIESGKIGIVGGTHNISSGEVTFFSDTLNSEVIN encoded by the coding sequence ATGAAAACATTAACAAAAGAAATGCAAGAAGCCATAACTCCCAAATTGGCACTGGAACTATTAAAAGAAGGGAACAAACGATTTGTGAATAACCTTAAGGTAAACCGCAATCTATTACAACAAGCAAATGAAACTTCAGATGGGCAGCACCCTTTTGCAGTTATTTTAAGTTGTATTGATAGCCGCACTTCTGCAGAACTAATTTTTGACCAGGGTCTTGGTGATATTTTTAGTGTTCGAATAGCCGGCAACATTATTAATGAAGATATCCTTGGAAGTATGGAATTTGGCTGCAAAGTAGCGGGTGCAAAAATTATTGTTGTGTTAGGCCATACCAAATGTGGCGCTGTGAAAGGTGCCTGCGATCACGTTGAAATGGGGAACTTAACAGCATTGTTAACCAAAATACGTCCTGCAGTAGATGCCGAAACTACAATCAAGTCAAATCGAGTTGCCAGCAATTCGGAATTCGTTGAAAAAGTTGCAATCATCAATGTAAAGCGAACAGTAGAGTCAATCATGCAACGTAGCCCTATATTAAAGGAAATGATTGAAAGCGGAAAAATTGGAATAGTTGGCGGAACACACAACATTTCTAGTGGTGAAGTAACTTTTTTTTCAGATACGCTAAATTCAGAGGTAATAAACTAA